ACGGAGGAATCGCCATCAGGCCCCTCCTGAAACCGGATGCCCCGCTCAAACCCGGTGACCGGCTGACCCTTGTTGCTTCCAGTTTACACGGTGTCCTGGAAAGCTACCCGGAAGGATTGTCCCGTCTTCGAAGCAAAGGTCTTGAAATCAAAAACGGCAATCCCGAAGGCCCCCCCTGCGGTCCATTTTCAGCCGACGACCGGACGCGGGCGGAACGCTTTATCGGCGCCCTTTCAGATCAAGGATCCCGCGCTGTCATGGCTTTGCGGGGAGGCTACGGAGCCATCCGCCTGCTCCCCCACCTGGACACTCTTCCCTGGACATCCTCCCGTTTTCCCATATGGACAGGATTTTCAGACGCGACCAACCTTCACGCCTATCTCTGGCATCGTCTGAACGCGGTCACGTTCCATGGCCCCCATCCCAGAGGGCTGGGGGCTTCGGAAGAAAGTTTCAACTGGTATTGGGAGATGGTGTCCGGCAAATACACCGCCGGAGATTTCCTTCCCCTCGGACAGGCGGAGGCCGTTCGCCCCGGACAGGCCAGAGGCCGCCTCCTGGGGGGGAATCTTGAAACACTGGCGCATCTTTCCGGAACGCCCTGGTTTCCGGATTTTGAAGACGCCATTCTCCTTCTGGAAGATGTCGATGAACCGATGTACGCGATCGACCGGGCGTTGAGACACCTGTTCCATCAGGGCGTCTTCTCAAAAATTGCGGGCCTCGTGCTGGGCCCTTTTTCCAGTCGCCCTGCCCGGGAGGACGACCCCGCAGGAGACGTCGCCGAGCTTCTGGAGCCCTTGGTTCCGTCGGGAATTCCGGTTTTAAAAACCCCCTTGCCCGGCCACGATCTTCCCATGGCGACATGGCCTCTCAATCTTCCTGTCCGGATGACCGTGCCTTCCTCCGGCCAGCCTTCCCTCATGCTTCTGGAATCCCCCTTTCAAGAGGATTAGCCGCTCAGGGGACCTCTGCCCCTCTTCCGGCAGCAGTCCCTACCCCGGCACCCATCAGGGAAATGATCCGTCCCGCCGGCAAAAGCAGTGTATGACTTCTGTCCAGGGGGTGAACCAGGACACTCTTTGCACGCATGTTGACCAGATCGATCGATCCGATCAGATTTCCGATCGTCAGCATTCCATGCCGGTAGGCAATCTGTGCGGGATCGAGCCCGACCTCCCGGGAATTGTTGGGGACCGTCCCGACAAGGGGAGAGCGCCCGGAGTTTCCGGCCACGAGAACAATGCGACCCGGAAGAAGTGTAATGGCGGCGCGACTGGACAACGTCGAAGGAAAGGGAAGAAAGATCGGCTTCCGGCTCACATTCATGGCAAGGATCCGCCCGGCTCCCATCGA
This genomic interval from Leptospirillum ferriphilum contains the following:
- a CDS encoding S66 peptidase family protein, encoding MDGGIAIRPLLKPDAPLKPGDRLTLVASSLHGVLESYPEGLSRLRSKGLEIKNGNPEGPPCGPFSADDRTRAERFIGALSDQGSRAVMALRGGYGAIRLLPHLDTLPWTSSRFPIWTGFSDATNLHAYLWHRLNAVTFHGPHPRGLGASEESFNWYWEMVSGKYTAGDFLPLGQAEAVRPGQARGRLLGGNLETLAHLSGTPWFPDFEDAILLLEDVDEPMYAIDRALRHLFHQGVFSKIAGLVLGPFSSRPAREDDPAGDVAELLEPLVPSGIPVLKTPLPGHDLPMATWPLNLPVRMTVPSSGQPSLMLLESPFQED